Proteins encoded by one window of Culicoides brevitarsis isolate CSIRO-B50_1 chromosome 2, AGI_CSIRO_Cbre_v1, whole genome shotgun sequence:
- the LOC134832431 gene encoding maternal protein exuperantia, whose protein sequence is MTEAADTSVQNVEVVVKGDPIPAGKYTILACDIDTTGKRLIDEIVHIATYCPKEQFSQYVIPLMNLNPAARQRHQIRIVTSRFFRMLKDLHTYKIIKTKSEVAALNDFLAHLEKSKQEDGDSKGVILLFHESRKFFPYMLIQALKKYNLLDRFFETVKSFVNTHSIAVEKHGSSMKYFSLKEVTKALLNVEDKDEFEGNAAHRCKMTYALAKHLARGDSTEEMDDETSMKKLMEFCCEYGCTTDQEMKELDEQEKIVLRQNTLRPIFLEYFRTTLYHRVRAVTYRRVLAENGHELTSLHKLWEEEKREGLNKCLEACTDLKERDREELVEILDHHFDPEKDAYRPIVRRRSSTGNPRSSPRRRSKSVSSKNGGSNNNNNNNNPAKGMDKNGNNTSPSKKKFFRNNRNRNNRVNRMTA, encoded by the exons ATGACTGAAGCCGCTGATACCTCAGTTCAGAATGTGGAAGTTGTCGTAAAGGGAGACCCAATTCCCGCTGGAAAATACACAATTCTCGCCTGTGATATCGACACAACTGGAAAACGCTTGATTGATGAG attGTCCACATTGCGACTTATTGCCCAAAAGAGCAATTCTCGCAATATGTGATCCCCTTGATGAATCTCAACCCGGCTGCCCGGCAACGTCACCAGATCCGCATCGTGACAAGTCGCTTCTTCCGTATGTTGAAGGACTTGCACACGTACAAAATTATCAAGACAAAGTCGGAGGTTGCTGCGTTAAATGACTTTTTGGCGCATCTGGAAAAGTCGAAACAGGAAGATGGCGACTCGAAAGGCGTGATTTTGTTGTTCCACGAGAGTCGCAAGTTCTTCCCTTACATGTTGATTCAAGCTTTGAAgaa aTACAATTTATTGGACCGTTTCTTCGAGACAGTCAAGTCGTTCGTCAACACACACAGCATCGCGGTCGAGAAACATGGCAGCTCGATGAAATATTTCTCGTTAAAAGAGGTGACCAAAGCCCTGTTAAACGTCGAGGACAAGGACGAGTTTGAGGGAAATGCCGCACATCGTTGCAAAATGACGTATGCCCTCGCGAAACACTTGGCACGTGGCGATTCGACGGAAGAAATGGACGACGAGACGTCCATGAAGAAGCTGATGGAGTTCTGTTGCGAATACGGATGCACCACGGACCAGGAAATGAAGGAATTGGACGAGCAGGAGAAAATTGTGTTGCGCCAGAACACTTTGCGTCCCATTTTCCTCGAATATTTCCGCACGACGTTGTACCATCGGGTCCGTGCCGTCACCTATCGTCGTGTTCTCGCCGAAAATGGGCACGAGCTGACGTCGTTGCACAAATTGTGGGAAGAGGAAAAGCGCGAGGGACTCAACAAATGCCTCGAAGCGTGCACCGACCTCAAGGAACGTGATCGCGAAGAGCTCGTGGAAATTCTCGATCATCACTTTGACCCGGAGAAGGATGCCTATCGTCCAATTGTGCGTCGTCGCAGCAGCACGGGCAATCCGCGTTCCAGTCCACGGCGTCGCAGCAAGAGTGTTTCGTCCAAAAATGGTGGcagcaacaataataacaacaacaacaaccctGCCAAGGGCATGGATAAGAACGGCAACAACACAAGTCCCTCGAAGAAAAAGTTCTTCCGCAATAATCGCAACCGGAACAATCGCGTCAACCGCATGACTGCCTAA
- the LOC134830915 gene encoding small ribosomal subunit protein uS15m, with the protein MNIVKGLTTALPIIRQSVTRGYALKSDLKIKWVRPAKVSCIDPRKSGDCAPLPVIDPKQFMFHYQKSKELQEADDRVKDLFRIGNTPRRKAMQIYEEQMIGSVNRHALDFGSVEAKIAKMTAKIRSYQDIMEKFPRNKRLKVKLKEMIEKRRKFLKYVRRWDYRRYEWLLEKLDLIYKDIPEDCIRIERKASLRKLTQIHCDEIRQKKLDEYREKLESQQLDFLERKMKNLQFIRNEQIACQVKVTVTEEEVKEATERYEAMLAKQKKVKDDDNLEIEAN; encoded by the coding sequence ATGAACATCGTTAAAGGCTTGACGACTGCGTTGCCGATCATCAGACAGTCCGTCACTCGCGGATATGCCTTAAAATCcgatctgaaaataaaatgggtcCGTCCTGCGAAAGTTTCCTGCATCGATCCCCGCAAATCTGGCGACTGTGCTCCGCTTCCCGTGATAGACCCGAAACAGTTCATGTTCCACTACCAAAAAAGCAAGGAACTGCAAGAGGCCGATGACAGGGTCAAAGATTTATTTCGCATCGGAAACACTCCTCGCCGCAAAGCCATGCAAATTTACGAAGAACAAATGATCGGCAGTGTGAATCGACATGCCTTGGATTTCGGATCGGTTGAAGCCAAAATCGCCAAAATGACGGCAAAAATCCGCTCGTACCAGGACATCATGGAAAAGTTTCCGCGAAACAAACGTCTGAAGGTCAAGCTGAAGgaaatgattgaaaaacgacgaaaattCCTAAAATACGTCCGTCGCTGGGACTATCGTCGATACGAATGGCTGCTGGAAAAACTGGATTTAATCTACAAGGACATCCCCGAAGACTGCATCCGGATCGAACGAAAGGCTTCTCTGAGGAAATTGACACAAATTCACTGCGACGAGATTCGTCAGAAGAAACTCGACGAATATCGGGAAAAATTGGAGTCGCAACAGCTGGACTTCCTCGAAcggaagatgaaaaatttgcaatttatcAGGAATGAGCAGATCGCGTGCCAGGTCAAAGTCACTGTTACCGAAGAGGAAGTTAAGGAAGCAACCGAGCGATACGAAGCAATGCTCGCGAAACAAAAGAAAGTCAAAGATGACGACAATTTAGAAATAGAAGCAaattaa
- the LOC134829564 gene encoding small ribosomal subunit protein mS29, which produces MMLRRVLLPRSSRFLNYSTAAATAETQNHTDFRTHELDPTKHTSKHIGRFYKIPEDVKKQLFAQGGFPKQFEKQCKTFAESCLMVRQPAVEVINYLKQCVSVDKPATRFVLHGQNGAGKSLALAHITHYGYAAGFLLVTAPQSIYYYKWPKEHGPSATHEGYWDLPLDSAAWLMNFKTQNSHLLSNPELKCSQDYVWSKRETTEKGAPLLALIDHGINRVKFANDTIVALIEELKSYSTAGKIKTLVVIDGYNVYWQKMSQLRAPLRINIPTDKITMTKPMKSITDYNWTNGAVVVSVDKMAHRDFHTQDVTLPRILLGKKGFEHLDPFVPIEVKNYDDREYNSCIEYYLDRKWIQNASKGFDLELKHLSHKNPYELMRMCAPL; this is translated from the coding sequence ATGATGCTTCGTCGTGTCCTTTTGCCACGTTCATCACGTTTCCTGAACTATTCTACGGCGGCAGCAACTGCCGAGACACAAAATCACACGGATTTTCGGACACACGAGCTAGATCCGACAAAGCACACTTCCAAACACATCGGTCGCTTCTACAAAATCCCGGAAGATGTGAAAAAACAACTCTTCGCGCAAGGCGGCTTCCCCAAACAGTTCGAGAAACAGTGCAAAACGTTCGCCGAAAGTTGTCTCATGGTGCGACAACCAGCTGTCGAAGTCATAAATTACTTGAAACAATGTGTCAGTGTCGATAAGCCCGCTACCCGGTTCGTGTTGCACGGTCAAAATGGAGCTGGCAAGTCCTTGGCGTTGGCGCACATCACGCATTACGGATATGCGGCGGGATTTTTGCTCGTTACGGCGCCCCAGAGCATCTATTATTACAAATGGCCAAAGGAACATGGGCCTTCAGCCACTCACGAAGGTTATTGGGATTTACCACTTGACTCGGCAGCTTGGCTGATGAATTTCAAGACGCAAAACAGTCACTTGCTGAGCAATCCGGAGCTGAAATGCAGTCAAGACTACGTTTGGAGTAAGCGAGAGACGACGGAAAAGGGCGCCCCGTTGCTGGCTTTGATCGATCACGGAATAAATCGCGTGAAATTCGCAAATGACACGATCGTCGCTTTAATTGAGGAACTAAAATCGTACTCGACAGCgggaaaaatcaaaactttggTGGTAATTGATGGCTACAACGTGTATTGGCAGAAAATGAGTCAATTACGGGCTCCGTTGCGAATCAATATTCCCACGGATAAAATAACGATGACGAAACCCATGAAGAGCATCACGGATTACAATTGGACCAATGGGGCAGTTGTCGTGTCTGTGGATAAAATGGCGCATCGCGATTTTCACACGCAAGATGTGACGCTGCCACGAATTCTCCTGGGCAAAAAAGGTTTCGAACATTTGGATCCGTTTGTGCCGATTGAGGTGAAGAATTATGACGATCGGGAGTACAACAGTTGCATCGAGTACTATTTGGACCGGAAGTGGATTCAAAATGCCAGTAAGGGATTCGACTTGGAACTCAAGCATTTGTCACACAAGAATCCTTATGAGCTCATGAGAATGTGTGCGCCactgtaa
- the LOC134830914 gene encoding SH3 domain-containing protein Dlish, whose amino-acid sequence MAFLCPVRIRRGKKKKTVNTDNVNMGRITGSASIETLVRVGIEKEIGLSPDSKMVVLHDFSPCVDDELEVKRGQIVNILYRENDWVYVIGQESRQEGFIPHSYCAPYTELSNLAIKKKLSRDINSISSPDITEIEVIEENSLQHSQNSLSEPDFLMPFAKDPSGRYIVLYTFIARDENDVSVERGEFVTVLNREDPDWFWIVRSDGNEGFIPSGFVYPAEQILQGQQQQQQQQQGANKSMGNTNVATNQAQLNQTVGVGLTANNLPDVPQMDLAPTTHPQHGTELIMLYDFKSQASDDLGVRRGDWIYADLTTQTVEGWLWSYSPKTRKYGFIPKAYARPLNKALTNL is encoded by the exons ATGGCCTTTTTGTGTCCCGTTCGGATCCGTCGTggcaagaagaagaaaa cTGTAAACACGGACAATGTCAATATGGGACGCATAACTGGTTCCGCGAGCATCGAAAC CCTCGTTCGTGTTGGCATCGAAAAGGAAATCGGTCTGTCTCCGGACTCGAAAATGGTGGTGCTGCATGACTTTAGTCCCTGCGTCGATGACGAGTTGGAGGTGAAACGCGGCCAAATCGTGAATATTTTGTATCGGGAGAACGACTGGGTCTACGTGATCGGGCAGGAATCGCGACAAGAGGGTTTCATACCGCATTCCTACTGCGCCCCGTACACGGAACTCTCGAATCTGGCGATCAAGAAGAAACTTTCGCGTGACATCAACAGTATTAGTTCGCCGGACATCACGGAAATTGAGGTGATTGAGGAGAATTCGTTGCAACATTCGCAAAATAGCTTATCGGAACCGGATTTTTTGATGCCTTTTGCGAAAGATCCGAGCGGCAGGTATATCGTACTTTACACATTTATCGCTCGTGACGAGAACGATGTCTCTGTGGAACGTGGGGAATTTGTCACAGTTCTTAATCGTGAAGATCCAGACTGGTTCTGGATCGTTCGGAGTGACGGCAATGAAGGATTTATTCCGTCCGGGTTTGTTTATCCGGCGGAACAAATTTTGCAGGgacaacagcagcaacaacaacaacaacaaggtgCCAATAAATCCATGGGAAATACGAATGTGGCGACAAATCAAGCGCAACTCAATCAAACTGTTGGCGTGGGACTCACAGCAAACAATTTGCCAGATGTGCCGCAGATGGATTTGGCGCCGACGACACATCCGCAACACGGAACGGAACTCATAATGTTGTACGATTTCAAGTCACAGGCATCGGATGACCTCGGAGTTCGACGTGGCGACTGGATTTATGCCGATTTAACAACGCAAACCGTCGAAGGATGGCTCTGGTCGTACTCGCCGAAGACACGAAAGTACGGATTTATCCCGAAAGCGTATGCGAGACCGCTTAACAAAGCCTTGACGAATCTCTAA